From one Gemmobacter sp. genomic stretch:
- a CDS encoding TatD family hydrolase, with amino-acid sequence MTPEIVDSHCHLDFPDFDGEVEAIIARARAAGVTRMVHICTRIANEPKARALAETHEGVFFTFGLHPMSVGKEVPLSLDQLLAVARHPKMVGIGETGLDYHYTPDSKDAQQASLRLHIEAAQITGLPLIIHARDADDDMARILTEGYRAAPYACVMHCFSSGAGLARAALDLGFYLSMSGIAAFPKSHDLRAIFAAAPLDRILVETDSPYLAPPPFRGKRNEPAYAAHTAKVGAEIFGLSYADFAAATSANFDRLFTRAAARADAA; translated from the coding sequence ATGACACCAGAGATCGTGGACAGCCACTGCCACCTCGACTTTCCCGATTTCGATGGCGAGGTCGAGGCGATCATCGCCCGCGCCCGGGCCGCCGGGGTCACCCGCATGGTGCATATCTGCACCCGCATCGCCAACGAACCCAAGGCCCGCGCCCTGGCCGAAACGCATGAGGGTGTGTTCTTCACCTTTGGCCTGCATCCGATGAGCGTGGGCAAAGAGGTGCCGCTGAGCCTGGATCAGCTGCTGGCCGTCGCGCGCCACCCAAAGATGGTCGGCATCGGCGAGACCGGACTGGACTATCACTATACCCCCGACAGCAAGGATGCCCAGCAGGCCAGCCTGCGCCTGCATATCGAGGCGGCGCAGATCACCGGCCTGCCGCTGATCATCCATGCCCGCGATGCCGATGACGACATGGCCCGCATCCTGACCGAAGGCTATCGCGCGGCGCCCTATGCCTGCGTCATGCACTGCTTTTCCTCGGGCGCCGGGCTGGCGCGCGCGGCGCTGGATCTGGGGTTCTACCTGTCGATGTCGGGGATCGCGGCCTTCCCGAAAAGCCACGACCTGCGCGCGATCTTTGCCGCCGCCCCGCTGGACCGCATCCTTGTGGAAACCGACAGCCCCTATCTGGCGCCGCCGCCCTTCCGGGGCAAGCGCAACGAACCGGCCTATGCCGCGCATACCGCGAAGGTCGGGGCCGAGATCTTTGGCCTGAGCTATGCCGACTTCGC